Part of the Pyxidicoccus trucidator genome is shown below.
CGACTTCCGGCCCTACCGAAGCATTCTGGCGGCCAGGCGCCCGGCTCACTCCTGGGACAGGGCCTGTCCCGTCATGGGGACGAAGCGCACCGGGAGCAGTCGCTCGACGAGGGGCAGCTCGCCCGGATGGCGGGAGCGCCGGATGCGCAGCAGCTCCTGCGTCCCTCCCATGGGGCCCACGGGGATGACCATGCGACCGCCGCGCGCGAGCTGAGCCACCAGCGGGAGGGGCACGTCGCTGGGAGCGGCGGCGGCCAGGACGCAGTCGAAGGGCGCCTGCTCGGGCCAGCCGAGCGAGCCGTCTCCGAGGCGGAAGTACACGTTCTGGAGCCCCAGCCGCCGCAGCAGCCGCCGCGCGGAGCGGGCCAGCTCGGGGACGATCTCCACCGTGAACACCTCGCGGCACAGCAGGGAGAGCACCGCCGTCTGGTAGCCAGAGCCGGTGCCAATCTCCAGGACGCGCTCATACCCCTGGAGCTGGAGCGCCTCGGTCATCAGCGCCACGACGTAGGGCTGGCTGATGGTCTGCCCGTAGCCGATGGGCAGCGGCGCGTCCACACCGGCCTCGCCGCGCACACGCTCCGGGACGAACTCCGCGCGATCCAACCGGGCAATCGCTTCCAGCACCCGCCGGTCCTGGATGCCCTGCGCCTCCAGGTATGCAGCGCGTCCCCAATCACCCATGCCGATACCTTAGTCACTGAGGAGCAGGCAGGCATGCTCCCACGCCCCCCCTGCGGCCCTGCCCGGCGCCAGCGGAGCGGCCTCGCGCCCTACCCCACCCGGGCCAGCGCGAGGCGGCCTTCCCACCGCTCCTCCAGCGCCTTCACCAGCCCCTGGTTCTCACGGGTCTTCAGGTCCGGGTCCTTCTCCAGGATGCGCCGGGCCTCCACCTGGGCCATGGACAGCAGGTCTCCATCCCTCGCCAGGTTGGCCACCGCCAGCTCGGGCAGGCCGCTCTGCCGCGTGCCCAGGAACTCGCCCGGCCCGCGAATCTCCAGGTCCTTCTCCGCGATGATGAAGCCGTCGCTGCTCCGCTCCATCACCCCGAGCCGCTCGGTGGACTCCCACGAGCGCGCGGCGCCGGCCACGAGGTGACAGTAGCTCGCCGCCGCGCCACGGCCCACGCGGCCCCGGAGCTGGTGCAGCTGCGACAGGCCGAAGCGCTCGGCATGCTCCACCACCATCACCGACGCGTTGGGCACGTCCACCCCCACCTCCACCACGGTGGTGCAGACGAGGAGGTCCAGCTGCTTCTCGCGGAAGGCCTCCATGACGGAGTCCTTCTCCTCGCCCTTCATCCGTCCGTGGAGCAGGCCCACCTTCGCCTGGGGGAACACCTGCCGCAGCTTCTCCACGCCTTGCGTGGCGTCCTCCAGGTCGAGCTTCTCGGACTCCTCCACCAGCGGATAGACGATGTACGCCTGATGGCCCTTGGCCAGCTCCGAGGCCACCGACTCGTACACGCGGGCGCGCTGCTTCTCGTTGAAGACGCGCGTCGTAATCGGCGTGCGCCCCGGCGGGAGCTGGTCGATGACGGACAGGTCCAGGTCCCCGTACAGCGTCATGGCCAGCGTGCGGGGAATGGGCGTGGCCGTCATCACCAGCACGTCCGGCTTCGGCCCCTTGCTCATCAGCGTGTGGCGCTGGAGCACGCCGAAGCGGTGCTGCTCGTCGATGACCGCGAGCCCCAGCCGCTGGAAGGTGACGTCCTGCTGGATGAGCGCGTGCGTGCCCACGGCCAGGTGGATGTCCCCCCGGGCCACGGCGTCGCGCCGCTCGCGCTTGGACTTCGCCGTACCCGCCGCGCTCAGCAGCCCCACGCGGTAGCCCAGCGGCTCCAGCACCTTGCGGAAGGTGCGCTCGTGCTGCTCGGCCAGAATCTCCGTGGGCGCCATGACGGCCACCTGGTAGCCGTCCTGCAGCGCGACGAGCGCGGAGATCATCGCCACCGCCGTCTTGCCACTGCCCACGTCGCCCTGCACCAGCCGGTTCATCGGCTCCGGGCGGGCCATGTCCTTCGCAAGCTCCTCCACCACGCGGGCCTGGGCACCGGTGAGCTGGAACGGGAGCGCGGCGCGGGCCTTGTCCAGCCGGGGCGCGGACACGTCGAACGCGATGCCCTCCTCCGCCTTGATGCCCTGGCGCTTGAGGGCCATGCCGAGCTGGAGGAAGAACAGCTCGTCGAACGCGAGGCGCCGGTGCGCGGGGCTCTGATGCGAGTCGAGCGCCTCCAGGTCGGCATCACCGGGCGGGAAGTGGATGAAGCGCAGCGCCTCCGGCAGGCCCATCAGCTCGAGGCGGCGGCGCAGGTCCGCCGGCAGCGGGTCCTCCAGCGCGTGGGCGTGTTTCTCGCCCACATTGGCGGCCAGGTCCCGGAAGGAGCGCTGCTCGGCGCGCTCGAAGCCTGGGTAGATGGGGACGATGCGGTTGAAGTGGACGGAGGAGGAGGACTCCAGGTCCTCGGCGGGCTCGATTTCCGGGTGCGCCATCTCCCGGCCGCTCATGGTGGCGCGCACCTCGCCGGAGATGACGATGCGCTTGCCCACGGTGAAGCGGCTCTTCAGCCAGGGCCCCGCGTTGAAGTACGTGGCGGCGATGCTGCCCGAGCGGTCCCCGATGACGGCGCGGAACACGCGCTTGCCGCCGCGCCCGGGCACGAAGTCCGCGACCTTCACCACGCCCACCGTGACGCCTCGCTGGCCGGGCTCCAGCTCGGCGATGGTGCTCAGCCGCCGTCGGTCCTCGTAGCAGCGCGGCAGCAGGAAGAGGATGTCGCCCAGCTGGCGGAGCCCCTTCTTGTTGAGCGTCGACACGAGCCGGGGGCCCAGCCGCTTGTCCAGCGTCTTCAGCGGCATGGACAGCGGCCCCGTGCGAGGGGCGATGGACAGCAGCTTCGCCTCGGAGCGCGAGGCCTCGGCCGCCGCCGCGCGCTTCTTCTTCCGCTCCGCCTTCTCCTTGCGCAGCTTCGCGCCAGGAACGATGGCCTCGGGCACCGCGTCGAGCGTGGCCTGCTTGAGCGCCTTGGCGCCGCGCGTGGCACCGGCAGAGGGAGGCGCGGCGTGGGCGCCGGGCTGGCCGGTGCGCGTGCCTGGTGCGGCGGGCAGGCCTGCGGAACGCACGCCCGGAGCCACCGCGGGGGACGATGGCAGCGCGGCTCCGCCCGCCAGCGCCAGTGCATCGGAGCGAGCTGACAGCCCACGTCCCGCCACCGGGGAAGACACGGGCGCACCGGACGCCGAGCGCGGGGGATGCACGCCTCCGACATCCGCCCCGGAAGGGCCGACCTTCCCCCGGAGCCCCGTGGGCACGGGCTCGACGGACTTCCACGGGGGGACATAGCCCGGAGGCGTCACCGCGCCGGCCTCGTCGTCCACCACGGGCAGCCCCTGGGCCGGCGTGACGCGTGGCCGTGACTTCGCCACGGGGGCCAGCCCCTCGTCCGGTACCGACGCCCGCCCAGCGCCACTTCGCGAGCCCTGCCCCGCACCGGCAGGGAGCCTGGCCTCCGCGCCGACGCCCTCCAGCTCCGCCGGCAGCTCCACGCCGCTGAGCCTCAGGCCCGCCACCACGCGCCGGAGCGCGGCCTTGCGGCGCTCGGGCGCGGGGTCGTCCACATAGGGCAGCGCCGAGCGCAGGTGGTCCAGGGCCTGGGCATTGACGCCGCCGGCCCCCGCGAGGGCGTGCTCGAGCACCGGGCGCAGCGACTTCACGGTGGCGAGCATCGCGAAGTCGCGCTGGCACGCATACCGGAGAGGAGTAACGAGGCTGGCGAGCGGATGGTTCACGCGCGGGTTCCGTCGCTCATCCTACGGAAGAGGGGTGACGTCTCCCAGAAAACGAGACCGGGGGAGCGAGCCCGTGCCCGCTCCCCCGGCAGCTCCCCGAAGGGACGTGTGCTCAGCTCTCGCCGGACGGCGTGCCCTCGTCCGGGTCCTCGAAGCGAACGTTCGTGATCTCCAGCTCGCGCGTGCCGCCCGGGCTCTGCACCGTCGCGATGTCGCCCACCTTCTTGCCGATGAGCGCTCGTGCCACCGGTGAGGTGACGGCAATCCACCGCTTCTTCAGGTCGGCCTCCAGCTCGCCGACGAGCCGGTACGTCACGGGCTTTTCCGTCTCCGTGTCCATGAGGTCCACGGTCGCACCGAAGACGACCTTCTCGCCGCCCAGCTTGCTGGTGTCGATGACCTCCGCGCGGGCAATCCAGTCGTTGAGGTCCAGGATGCGGCCCTCGATGTGCGACTGCTTCTCCTTGGCCGCATGGTACTCCGCGTTCTCGCGCAGGTCCCCGTGGGCGCGGGCGACCTCGATCTCGCGCGAGATCTTCCCCCGCTCGACGGACTGGAGGTGCTTGAGCTCATCCTTGAGCTTACGCAGTCCGGACGGGGTCATCGGGATGTTGTCGCTCCCGCTGCTCATCGAAACAGCTCCTTCCACCACTCCCAAGGTTCAATAGACAAAGGGCCGGTGCTCCTCACGGAGTCCGGCCCCCACGAAAGGCCCAATGTAGGGAACCACTGACAAGTTGGTCAACGAAAGCCGTACAGGGAATGACCGATACGCTGTGCGCACGCCCGGCGACCCGGTAGTCTGCCCGCGTGCTGTCCGTCCAGGAACTGCGCGCGCTTGTCGCGACCCTTTCCGCTCCTGCCTTCCTGCGTCAACTCGGGCCCTTCGCTCTCATCCAGCGGCCCCCCTCTGACGCGTCGGCCGCGGTGAACGCCCCCACCCGCATGGCCTCGTCCGAGGACATCCAGGCGGGAATGCTCGCGCTCCTGTTCGAATTCGAACACCTGCGAGTGGCCACGCTGCCGCCGCTGCTGGCCACGGACCGGCTGCGCATCGGCCGGCGCATGGACTGCGACCTGGTCATCGACGACGCGTCCGTCTCCAAGATGCACGCGGAGCTGCGCTGGAACGAGGCCGAGCAGCGCTGCACGGTGCAGGACCTGGGCTCCACCAACGGCACCTTCCTCAATGCCCAGACGCTGGGCCAGCGGGAAGCGGCGCTGCGAGATGGCGACATCCTGAGCTTCGGCAACGTGCAGTTCTGGTACCTGCTGGCGGGCACGCTCCACGAGCGGCTGCGCTCGGGCGAGGCGACCGGGCTGGGCTCGCGCAGCGGGTGAGCGCAGGAGGCAACGGGACGCACATGGCCGGAGAGACGAGCCTGGACGTGTTGCTGAAGTCGATGCGGCCGGTGCTGAAGGACGGCGAGTTCGTCTTCTGCACCCTGCCCCACCCGGCCTCGCCGGACCTGGGTGCACTCGGCCCCGTGGGCCTCTTCCACGAGGACGAGGGGCTGACGCTCATCCTCCGCCGCGAGCGCGCGGACGCCGCGGGCCTCGCGTATTCGGGCACCTTCCGGCTGGTGACGCTGTCGGTGCACTCCAGCCTGGACGCGGTGGGCTTCATGGCCGCCATCTCCACGCGGCTGGCGGCGCAGGGCATCGGGGTGAACCCGGTGGCCGCGTACTTCCACGACCACCTGTTCATCCCCTCGGCGCGGGCCACGGAGGCCGTGGCCCTGCTGGAGTCCTTCGCGCGCTGAGCGTCAGTTCTTGCGGAGGACGGCCGAGACGCCCCCGAGCCAGACGTCGGAGGCAGCGGGGGCCCACAGCGCGTTCAGGGGCCGAGCCATGCCCGTGCGCTCGGAGACCCACTGCGCCCCGCTGCGCTTCAGCAGCGTGCCGTTGTCGCCCACGGCCCAGACCTCCGTGGCGGAGACACCCCACACGGCATTCAGCCGGACCTGCGTTCCACTGGCCACGGCGCTCCAGGCGGTGCCGTTGAAGTGCAGGAGCGTCCCCTCCGCGCCCACGGCCCACAGGTCCGAGGCGCCCGTGCCCCAGACGCTGAGCAGGTCCTTGTCGGTGCCCGAGGTCATCGGGCTCCAGGCGCTGCCGCTCCAGAGCATGATGGTGCCCGCGCTCCCGACCGCCACCGCCAGCGACGGCCCCTGGACCCAGACGTCGTTCAGCGTCGCCGTGACGCCCGTGGCGATGCGCGTCCAGCCCGTGGCGTCACGGTGCAGCGCCTCGCCCGCGAGTCCCACCGCCCAGATGTCCGTGGCCGAGGAGCCATGGATGGCCATCAGTCCCTGGGGATCCAGCGTCGGCTCGTCGGCGAAGCCCGTGCCGTTCCAGCGGACGATTTCGTCACCGCTCTGGGAAGTCACCATCCAGACCTCGGACGGCGACGCCGCGTACACCCCCTGCACGTTGGCCCGCAGCAACTGGATGGGCTCGGACGAGGTCCAGCCGCCCCCGTTCCAGTGCAGCACGCGGCCCTCGTTGTCCACGGCCCAGACGTCGTTGGCGCTGCTGCCGTGGATGTCCAGCACCGTGCTCACCCGGCGGTTGGGGGCCGTCGTCGACCAGGCGGAGCCATTCCACCGCTCGAGGTGACCATGGCGGCCGAAGAGCCACACGTCATTGGGGCTCGCGCCGGCCATGGTGCCGTTCTGGCCAGACGACAGGCGCAGCCACGAGGAGCCATCCCACCGGTAGCGCGGGCCCTCGCCCGCGACCAGCATCGTCTGCGGGGCCGCCGCGAACACGTGGAAGAACTGATCCGAGATGCGCAGGCGCTCCTCGAGCCCGGTGGTGGAGACGCGGTACACGATGCCGTAGTCATCGCAGAAGAGGCAGGGGTCTTCGGAGGTGACCGCCCAGACGTCGTTCGGGCCCGTCCCCGTCACCTCGTACAGCGGCAGCGTGGTGTTCGTGCTGATGCTGGCGAGGGCATTCCCGTCATGGTGCCGCACGGTGCCGCCCTCTCCCACCAGCCACACGTCCTCCGGGCTGCTGCCCCACACGTCGTTGAAGCGCTGGGTGGTGCCCGCATCCACCGCCTGG
Proteins encoded:
- a CDS encoding protein-L-isoaspartate(D-aspartate) O-methyltransferase: MGDWGRAAYLEAQGIQDRRVLEAIARLDRAEFVPERVRGEAGVDAPLPIGYGQTISQPYVVALMTEALQLQGYERVLEIGTGSGYQTAVLSLLCREVFTVEIVPELARSARRLLRRLGLQNVYFRLGDGSLGWPEQAPFDCVLAAAAPSDVPLPLVAQLARGGRMVIPVGPMGGTQELLRIRRSRHPGELPLVERLLPVRFVPMTGQALSQE
- the recG gene encoding ATP-dependent DNA helicase RecG, encoding MNHPLASLVTPLRYACQRDFAMLATVKSLRPVLEHALAGAGGVNAQALDHLRSALPYVDDPAPERRKAALRRVVAGLRLSGVELPAELEGVGAEARLPAGAGQGSRSGAGRASVPDEGLAPVAKSRPRVTPAQGLPVVDDEAGAVTPPGYVPPWKSVEPVPTGLRGKVGPSGADVGGVHPPRSASGAPVSSPVAGRGLSARSDALALAGGAALPSSPAVAPGVRSAGLPAAPGTRTGQPGAHAAPPSAGATRGAKALKQATLDAVPEAIVPGAKLRKEKAERKKKRAAAAEASRSEAKLLSIAPRTGPLSMPLKTLDKRLGPRLVSTLNKKGLRQLGDILFLLPRCYEDRRRLSTIAELEPGQRGVTVGVVKVADFVPGRGGKRVFRAVIGDRSGSIAATYFNAGPWLKSRFTVGKRIVISGEVRATMSGREMAHPEIEPAEDLESSSSVHFNRIVPIYPGFERAEQRSFRDLAANVGEKHAHALEDPLPADLRRRLELMGLPEALRFIHFPPGDADLEALDSHQSPAHRRLAFDELFFLQLGMALKRQGIKAEEGIAFDVSAPRLDKARAALPFQLTGAQARVVEELAKDMARPEPMNRLVQGDVGSGKTAVAMISALVALQDGYQVAVMAPTEILAEQHERTFRKVLEPLGYRVGLLSAAGTAKSKRERRDAVARGDIHLAVGTHALIQQDVTFQRLGLAVIDEQHRFGVLQRHTLMSKGPKPDVLVMTATPIPRTLAMTLYGDLDLSVIDQLPPGRTPITTRVFNEKQRARVYESVASELAKGHQAYIVYPLVEESEKLDLEDATQGVEKLRQVFPQAKVGLLHGRMKGEEKDSVMEAFREKQLDLLVCTTVVEVGVDVPNASVMVVEHAERFGLSQLHQLRGRVGRGAAASYCHLVAGAARSWESTERLGVMERSSDGFIIAEKDLEIRGPGEFLGTRQSGLPELAVANLARDGDLLSMAQVEARRILEKDPDLKTRENQGLVKALEERWEGRLALARVG
- the greA gene encoding transcription elongation factor GreA — protein: MSSGSDNIPMTPSGLRKLKDELKHLQSVERGKISREIEVARAHGDLRENAEYHAAKEKQSHIEGRILDLNDWIARAEVIDTSKLGGEKVVFGATVDLMDTETEKPVTYRLVGELEADLKKRWIAVTSPVARALIGKKVGDIATVQSPGGTRELEITNVRFEDPDEGTPSGES
- a CDS encoding FHA domain-containing protein, whose translation is MASSEDIQAGMLALLFEFEHLRVATLPPLLATDRLRIGRRMDCDLVIDDASVSKMHAELRWNEAEQRCTVQDLGSTNGTFLNAQTLGQREAALRDGDILSFGNVQFWYLLAGTLHERLRSGEATGLGSRSG
- a CDS encoding ACT domain-containing protein, yielding MAGETSLDVLLKSMRPVLKDGEFVFCTLPHPASPDLGALGPVGLFHEDEGLTLILRRERADAAGLAYSGTFRLVTLSVHSSLDAVGFMAAISTRLAAQGIGVNPVAAYFHDHLFIPSARATEAVALLESFAR
- a CDS encoding WD40/YVTN/BNR-like repeat-containing protein, which gives rise to MSRDNLFAAGAASATRPGPEQHRSRAGATALSFALLVMGALALGGCEPDPDEPPPVEDAGTDAGSGGDAGSDGGTPCGFCVEPEVCGGRGNPTSCAIPAASRECSEDGWCWEYPLPHGYTLNNAHFLATQDGWAVGESGRIQHWDGTRWTRVASGTTSELLGVHAVSATETWAVGRDGTVLRSSGGAFSAVDAGTRQHLQSVWASGSSDLWAVGAAGTVVRNRGSGFQAVDAGTTQRFNDVWGSSPEDVWLVGEGGTVRHHDGNALASISTNTTLPLYEVTGTGPNDVWAVTSEDPCLFCDDYGIVYRVSTTGLEERLRISDQFFHVFAAAPQTMLVAGEGPRYRWDGSSWLRLSSGQNGTMAGASPNDVWLFGRHGHLERWNGSAWSTTAPNRRVSTVLDIHGSSANDVWAVDNEGRVLHWNGGGWTSSEPIQLLRANVQGVYAASPSEVWMVTSQSGDEIVRWNGTGFADEPTLDPQGLMAIHGSSATDIWAVGLAGEALHRDATGWTRIATGVTATLNDVWVQGPSLAVAVGSAGTIMLWSGSAWSPMTSGTDKDLLSVWGTGASDLWAVGAEGTLLHFNGTAWSAVASGTQVRLNAVWGVSATEVWAVGDNGTLLKRSGAQWVSERTGMARPLNALWAPAASDVWLGGVSAVLRKN